One window from the genome of Malus domestica chromosome 01, GDT2T_hap1 encodes:
- the LOC103415639 gene encoding uncharacterized protein isoform X2 — MTRRRPKNAVLVQSTKVKAIRWTGSGDGIVSGGVEVVLWKRNGRFWEIAWKFKAELPQSMVTATWSLDGPFATAAYQSKWQTEGLSTNKASKCVLVCQSDGKSGFLKSDLHHPHAVSMIQWRPSTDRHLNRDARHPPRQVLLTCSTDGTIRLWCEVNDGRGRKFGKDMNDPKTMRCSFSVAAVIEINQALNGLLGTDIYVMWATEIGGVCKTREGSKQIFSTKGYLQDLAGNCEWLIGFGPGMLVNFWAIHCLDDVSPIRFPRVTLWKTQKLQGLKVGNSNWTGLSNCKDGIPLNKVVISRNSLSGPPTLCSLVQLLPCNSLVWSRIHTQTSNNIEDTPINKSGAENIISCSAGGLLNLDGHAGRILQVDVHPYSCEVELAVSLDSCGLLLFWFFSTISNCILDRPTLIPTWELCGKLATQGSCSKYTSLRWAPSIGNEAVILLMGHAGGIDCFVVKIHHNEEESIECHYLCTIPFTGHGPYVDGPASIFSIPLPSTCPKTLKSNKLLLLGVWMNGFQALSWEITLHSFDLSRSYCECNFDAGNASEGSMWGFETTFADKRYCLNVKPCSSQIPDPHTHDEVTSFAVVYPGRKICMEKNLASIIDLCYPPYIMATGCSDGSLKLWRSVMDKPSTPHIPWELVGKFQAHQGPISHVCLSDCGRKIATLWKELSSNTVSTLHIWDSVLLAGAGSFMLEHTISFGQDLVALNWLSFGNGQLLLGVCTKNQLQVYSQQRCGGQTLLNSEKSLKRDIWVCIASTHTFPLINDFFWGPRASAVFVHSSYFCVNSQWLFLADKKHLVNVDPSYIMENCLDSVGGMEEDISSGIFIDCGLGQFSKILLDNNRRDCKSDIPLEIDLKKDYLSSSLFVARAQLKCSGATKVSIWTMHEVVEQLSGSLPVYHPEALFMNIYSGNWKRAYIALRHLNEFLSSNSSPERKCSPAKSSNCIPQIPLSNFLDAHISINSNDKGFQWSGDASVFSSSSPFQRGFGQFTNSLDSYGSSNMINSSSTKSELNDFIEPFEKLYKSADISDIEKIQILAIIDLLTELCSSNSSSAYESLDEPGRRFWVGLRFQQLHFFRKSGRSASVEELVIDSKLIGWAYHSDCQENLFGSFLPNDPSWQEMRNLGVGFWFTNTAQLCSRMEKLARLQYLKRKDPKDCALLYIALNRIQVLSGLFKISRDEKDKPLVGFLSRNFQEEKNKAAALKNAYVLMGRHQLELAVAFFLLGGDTSSAVNICAKNLGDEQLALVICRLAEGRGGPLERHLITKFMLPSAIEKGDCWLGSLLEWELGNYSQSFTCMLGFQINSATEKYALLSNGAPFSDPNVGLYCLMLATNNCMKNAVGEQNSALIGRWAILTTATALNRCGLPLEALEYLSSSPNIPGDTDERGTSDLGHSENLRAILNPSPRNSSNWLSSNVALHLEFQAKSDLTLQYLSKLVREHPSWVDIVFGSFQASTCVKECKNQEYVKVLESFQQKLYTTLNQLEQKFSVVPFHLVSMILISLYDCGLWFVGYDILHRYTAQNQDLDKIQTADKFLSYALMHKPLLKATRETSLLFSRVIVACGITCSVLKSHYIEDNVSGDSRSTGSDALEYYFQGLILLLRSLRAALGTTFCSTTEDLIMKPLTIIDLMEYYVHLAYAWHHRNSKVLLLLVQPLLITFTNGHTPYEVDMKNMKKLLTQIPEVAVQNNVGLHVSQERNITHLVPEDERWQIISVCLWQHISRFMQHNLNVLSYNLDDDGCFAGEPHQKYFSWAPISASLDSHSSSLKELIGLVSLSLVKLLKPTLSQVASYHVKQLASLLQHKMDNGLRVTTLVWLEESNKSQPGALNQHINQDNVKLDTIGERLEADMLWDACADPKIIYESFAKEKIDLSHSLDHKPSNGWGTINRGIGAADETEEIHHHEVTLNSSSPNSEAGSPAKSVFRGGHSFLSAWQKDTTISKEVTPFLNPKEIYKRNGELLEALCLNSIDQSQAALASNRKGIIFFNWKDDMPFRDHSDYIWSLADWPPNGWAGSQSTPAPTCVSPGVGLGSKKGAHLGLGGATVGVGSFARPGRDLTGGGAFGVPGYAGMGASGLGWETQEDFEELVDPPATVENANTRAFSSHPSRPFFLVGSSNTHIYLWEFGKDKTTATYGVLPAANVPPPYALASISALQFDHCGHRFATAALDGTVCTWQLEVGGRSNIGPTESSLCFNSHASDVAYVTSSGSIIAVAGYSSNSVNVVIWDTLAPPTTSRASILCHEGGARSLAVFDNDIGSGSVSPLIVTGGKGGDVGLHDFRYIATGRSKRHRHSDKGEQVIKTSSNNDTHSENGTKFGEQNQNGMLWYIPKAHSGSVTKISIIPNTSLFLTGSKDGDVKLWDAKKAKLVHHWPKLHERHTFLQPSTRGFGGVVQAAVTDIKVVSHGFLSCGGDSTVKLVQLKDHI; from the exons ATGACTCGGCGACGTCCAAAG AATGCAGTACTTGTACAGTCGACGAAGGTTAAGGCAATCAGATGGACGGGCTCAGGGGATGGAATTGTTTCCGGTGGAGTTGAGGTGGTTTTGTGGAAAAGAAATGGCAGGTTTTGGGAAATTGCTTGGAAGTTTAAAGCAGAATTACCACAAAGTATGGTCACCGCAACTTGGTCTCTCGATGGACCATTTGCAACTGCAGCTTATCAGAGTAAATGGCAGACTGAAGGATTGTCAACTAATAAGGCTAGCAAATGTGTGTTAGTATGTCAAAGTGATGGAAAATCTGGATTTTTGAAATCCGACCTACATCATCCTCATGCTGTCTCAATGATTCAATGGAGGCCATCTACCGATAGGCATTTAAACAGAGATGCAAGACATCCACCAAGGCAAGTGTTGCTCACTTGTAGCACAGATGGAACTATTAGGTTATGGTGTGAGGTTAATGATGGAAGGGGAAGAAAATTTGGTAAGGACATGAATGACCCCAAAACAATGAGATGCTCTTTTTCTGTAGCCGCAGTAATAGAGATAAACCAGGCTTTGAATGGACTTCTGGGCACTGATATATATGTGATGTGGGCTACAGAAATTGGGGGTGTATGTAAAACTCGTGAAGGATCTAAACAAATTTTCTCCACAAAAGGTTATCTGCAGGACCTGGCTGGTAATTGCGAGTGGTTGATTGGGTTTGGCCCTGGAATGTTGGTAAATTTCTGGGCTATACACTGTCTCGACGATGTCTCACCAATACGATTTCCGCGGGTTACTTTATGGAAGACACAGAAACTGCAAGGTCTGAAAGTGGGAAATTCTAATTGGACTGGACTTTCTAACTGTAAAGATGGAATACCTCTTAATAAAGTTGTTATCTCAAGGAACTCCTTGTCTGGTCCACCAACATTATGCTCTTTGGTTCAGTTATTACCTTGTAATTCCTTGGTTTGGTCACGAATACATACTCAGACATCAAATAATATAGAGGATACACCCATTAATAAATCTGGTGCAGAGAACATCATATCATGTTCAGCTGGTGGACTCCTGAATTTGGATGGTCATGCTGGAAGAATCTTACAAGTAGATGTGCATCCTTATAGCTGTGAAGTTGAGTTGGCTGTCTCTTTAGATTCTTGTGGATTACTTcttttttggttcttttctaCTATTTCAAACTGCATCTTGGACCGGCCAACACTAATTCCAACATGGGAGCTTTGTGGGAAGCTTGCGACTCAAGGTTCATGCTCCAAATATACAAGCTTGAGGTGGGCACCATCAATTGGAAATGAAGCAGTTATTCTTCTTATGGGACATGCTGGAGGGATTGATTGCTTTGTTGTAAAAATTCATCACAATGAGGAAGAAAGTATAGAATGTCACTACTTATGTACAATACCTTTTACAGGTCATGGTCCTTATGTGGATGGTCCTGCTAGTATCTTTTCAATTCCTTTGCCTTCAACTTGtcctaaaaccctaaaatctaATAAACTTTTGCTTTTGGGTGTATGGATGAATGGGTTTCAGGCTCTTTCTTGGGAAATAACCTTGCATTCTTTTGATTTATCAAGAAGCTACTGTGAGTGCAATTTTGATGCAGGAAATGCGTCTGAAGGCAGTATGTGGGGATTTGAAACTACTTTTGCTGATAAAAGATATTGTCTTAATGTAAAACCCTGCTCATCACAGATCCCAGATCCTCACACGCATGATGAGGTTACAAGTTTTGCTGTGGTCTACCCAGGTAGAAAGATCTGTATGGAAAAGAATTTGGCTTCTATTATTGATCTATGCTATCCTCCATATATTATGGCTACAGGTTGCTCCGATGGTAGTTTGAAATTGTGGAGGAGTGTCATGGATAAACCATCAACGCCTCACATTCCATGGGAACTTGTGGGTAAGTTTCAGGCACATCAAGGACCTATTAGCCATGTATGCTTATCTGACTGTGGTCGTAAGATAGCAACCCTTTGGAAGGAGCTTTCTTCAAATACTGTTAGCACTCTTCATATATGGGACTCTGTACTCCTAGCAGGTGCAGGGTCTTTTATGCTAGAACATACAATATCCTTTGGTCAAGATCTTGTTGCTTTAAATTGGCTATCATTTGGAAATGGTCAGTTATTACTTGGAGTTTGCACAAAAAATCAGTTGCAAGTATATTCCCAGCAGCGTTGCGGTGGCCAGACTTTATTAAACTCTGAAAAATCATTGAAAAGGGATATATGGGTCTGCATTGCGTCGACTCATACCTTCCCTCTCATTAATGATTTCTTTTGGGGCCCCAGAGCATCAGCTGTATTTGTTCATAGTAGCTACTTTTGTGTAAATAGTCAGTGGTTATTCCTTGCAGATAAGAAACATCTTGTTAATGTCGATCCAAGTTACATCATGGAAAATTGCTTGGATTCTGTGGGTGGAATGGAAGAGGACATTAGTTCTGGAATTTTCATTGATTGTGGACTTGGTCAATTCAGTAAAATATTACTTGATAACAACAGAAGAGATTGCAAGTCTGATATTccattggagattgatttgaaAAAGGATTATCTTTCTAGCAGCTTGTTTGTAGCAAGGGCTCAACTGAAGTGTAGTGGGGCTACTAAAGTAAGTATATGGACCATGCATGAAGTGGTCGAGCAGTTAAGTGGATCTCTGCCAGTTTATCACCCAGAGGCTCTCTTTATGAATATCTATTCAG GAAATTGGAAGCGTGCTTACATTGCTCTGAGGCATCTTAATGAGTTTCTCTCTTCTAATTCTTCTCCTGAGAGGAAGTGTAGCCCTGCAAAGTCTAGCAATTGCATTCCGCAGATTCCTTTGTCAAATTTCCTTGATGCACATATCTCAATAAATTCAAATGACAAAGGATTTCAGTGGAGTGGTGATGCCTCtgtattttcttcatcttctccgtTTCAAAGAGGCTTTGGCCAATTTACAAACAGTTTGGACTCTTATGGTTCCAGTAATATGATCAATTCTTCCTCAACAAAATCTGAACTCAATGACTTTATTGAGCCTTTTGAGAAGTTGTACAAGTCAGCAGATATAAGTGACATAGAGAAGATTCAAATTCTTGCCATTATAGATCTTCTTACTGAATTGTGTAGTTCAAACTCTAGTTCTGCATATGAAAGTCTTGATGAACCTGGACGGAG GTTTTGGGTTGGATTGAGGTTTCAGCAACTACATTTTTTCCGAAAGTCTGGTAGATCAGCATCCGTGGAAGAGTTGGTAATTGACTCCAAGTTGATTGGATGGGCCTACCACTCTGATTGCCAGGAGAATTTATTTGGTTCGTTTCTACCTAATGATCCATCTTGGCAAGAAATGCGGAATTTGGGTGTAGGATTTTGGTTTACAAATACAGCACAGTTGTGTTCAAGG ATGGAGAAACTGGCAAGATTGCAGTATCTGAAAAGGAAAGATCCTAAAGACTGTGCATTGCTGTACATTGCACTGAATAGAATTCAAGTTTTGTCTGGCCTTTTCAAAATAAGCAGGGATGAGAAGGATAAGCCCCTTGTTGGATTTCTTTCACGCAATTTTCAG GAGGAGAAAAATAAGGCAGCGGCTTTGAAGAATGCATATGTCTTAATGGGGAGACATCAGCTGGAATTAGCAGTTGCTTTCTTTCTGCTTGGAGGTGATACTTCTTCTGCAGTCAATATTTGTGCAAAGAACCTTGGGGATGAACAGCTTGCATTAGTTATCTGTCGACTAGCTGAGGGTCGTGGTGGGCCACTAGAGAGACACTTAATTACGAAGTTCATGCTACCATCCGCAATTGAGAAGGGCGACTGTTGGTTGGGAAGCCTTTTGGAG TGGGAGCTGGGAAATTACTCTCAATCTTTTACATGCATGCTTGGTTTCCAAATAAATTCTGCAACTGAAAAGTATGCACTTTTGTCCAACGGTGCTCCTTTTTCAGACCCAAACGTTGGTCTGTATTGTCTAATGCTAGCAACCAATAATTGCATGAAAAATGCTGTTGGGGAGCAAAATAGTGCATTAATCGGAAGGTGGGCAATATTGACTACAGCTACTGCATTAAACAGATGCGGTCTTCCA cttgaagctttggagtACCTTTCATCTTCACCAAACATTCCTGGGGATACAGATGAAAGGGGTACATCAGATCTTGGGCATTCTGAAAATCTGCGTGCAATTCTAAATCCTTCTCCCAGAAATTCTAGCAATTGGTTATCAAGTAATGTGGCTCTCCATCTGGAGTTCCAAGCCAAATCAGATTTGACACTTCAATACTTATCAAAGTTGGTAAGAGAGCATCCAAGCTGGGTGGATATTGTCTTTGGATCTTTTCAAGCTAGTACATGTGTAAAGGAGTGCAAAAATCAGGAATATGTAAAAGTTCTTGAATCTTTCCAACAGAAGTTATACACAACACTAAATCAGTTGGAGCAGAAGTTTTCAGTGGTTCCTTTCCATCTTGTTAGCATG ATTTTAATCTCGCTGTATGATTGTGGGCTGTGGTTTGTTGGATATGATATATTACATAGATACACTGCTCAAAATCAAGATCTAGATAAAATCCAAACAGCTGACAAATTCCTATCATATGCTCTTATGCATAAGCCGCTTTTGAAGGCCACCAGAGAAACTTCCCTTTTGTTTTCACGCGTTATTGTTGCCTGCGGTATAACATGCTCTGTTCTGAAGTCGCATTATATTGAAGACAATGTGTCTGGTGATAGTAGATCTACAGGGTCTGATGCTTTGGAGTATTACTTTCAAGGTCTTATACTGTTATTGAGGAGTTTAAGGGCTGCTTTGGGAACTACCTTTTGCTCCACCACGGAAGATCTCATAATGAAACCCCTTACAATCATTGATTTgatggagtattatgtacaTCTTGCATATGCTTGGCATCATAGAAACTCTAAAGTTCTCTTACTATTGGTGCAACCCCTTCTGATCACATTTACTAATGGGCATACACCTTATGAAGTTGATATGAAGAATATGAAGAAACTCCTCACCCAGATTCCAGAGGTGGCGGTTCAAAATAATGTGGGCCTTCATGTTTCTCAAGAGAGAAATATAACGCATTTGGTTCCAGAAGATGAAAGATGGCAAATCATAAGTGTTTGCTTATGGCAACACATATCCAGATTCATGCAACATAACTTAAACGTATTGTCGTATAACCTTGATGATGATGGCTGTTTTGCTGGTGAACCCcatcaaaaatatttttcatggGCACCTATCTCTGCAAGTTTAGATTCTCATAGCAGCAGTCTGAAAGAACTGATTGGGCTGGTCTCATTGAGCTTAGTAAAGTTATTGAAGCCCACACTTTCACAGGTTGCCTCTTATCATGTAAAACAGCTAGCATCACTTCTACAGCACAAAATGGATAATGGGTTGCGTGTAACAACTCTTGTTTGGTTAGAAGAATCTAACAAGTCTCAACCTGGAGCTCTCAATCAGCATATAAATCAGGATAATGTCAAATTGGATACGATAGGTGAAAGACTTGAAGCTGATATGTTATGGGATGCCTGTGCTGACCCTAAAATAATATACGAAAGTTTTGCCAAGGAAAAAATAGACTTGTCTCACTCTCTTGATCATAAACCCTCTAATGGATGGGGTACCATAAACAGGGGCATCGGGGCTGCAGATGAAACTGAGGAAATTCACCATCATGAAGTTACACTCAATAGTAGTTCTCCCAACAGTGAAGCTGGATCACCTGCTAAAAGTGTATTTCGGGGTGGGCATTCTTTCCTTAGTGCCTGGCAGAAAGACACAACCATTTCAAAGGAAGTCACACCTTTTCTAAACCCAAAGGAGATATATAAGAGAAACGGGGAGCTTTTGGAG GCATTGTGTCTCAACTCCATTGACCAGAGTCAAGCTGCACTTGCAAGCAACCGAAAG GggattatattttttaattggaAGGATGATATGCCTTTCAGAGATCATTCAGATTATATTTGGTCACTGGCTGATTGGCCACCAAATGGGTGGGCTGGTTCTCAGTCAACCCCTGCTCCAACATGTGTTTCTCCTGGTGTTGGTCTTGGAAGCAAGAAAGGAGCACACCTTGGATTGGGTGGAGCAACTGTTGGTGTGGGTTCTTTTGCAAGGCCAGGAAGAGATTTGACGGGTGGTGGAGCATTTGGGGTTCCAGGTTATGCTGGTATGGGTGCATCTGGTTTAGGTTGGGAAACTCAAGAGGACTTTGAGGAGCTTGTTGACCCACCAGCTACTGTGGAGAATGCAAATACGAGGGCTTTTTCCAGTCACCCATCTAGACCTTTCTTCTTGGTTGGGTCTAGCAATACACACATCTACTTATGGGAG TTTGGTAAGGACAAAACTACTGCAACTTATGGAGTGCTGCCTGCTGCAAATGTCCCTCCACCTTATGCTCTTGCATCGATATCCGCTTTGCAGTTTGACCACTGTGGACACAGGTTTGCTACTGCGGCCTTAGATGGAACTGTGTGCACGTGGCAGCTGGAGGTCGGAGGAAGGAGTAACATTGGTCCTACGGAGTCATCTCTATGCTTTAACAGCCACGCATC CGATGTTGCTTATGTCACTTCAAGTGGATCAATCATTGCTGTGGCTGGATATAGCTCCAATAGTGTTAATGTGGTTATATGGGATACATTGGCTCCACCTACAACCTCACGAGCTTCTATTCTTTGTCATGAag GTGGTGCACGCTCGCTTGCAGTGTTTGATAATGACATAGGAAGTGGCTCTGTCTCCCCCCTTATTGTGACTGGTGGTAAAGGTGGTGATGTCGGACTTCATGATTTCCGGTACATTGCTACTGGAAGGAGTAAAAGGCATAGGCATTCGGATAAAGGTGAACAAGTCATCAAGACATCATCGAATAATGATACGCATTCTGAAAATGGCACCAAATTTGGGGAACAAAATCAAAATGGGATGCTTTGGTATATACCGAAGGCTCACTCAG GGAGTGTGACCAAGATATCCATAATCCCAAACACGAGTTTGTTCTTAACTGGAAGCAAAGATGGAGATGTTAAGCTTTGGGACGCCAAGAAAGCTAAGTTGGTACATCACTGGCCGAAGTTGCATGAAAGACACACATTTTTGCAACCAAGCACTCGAGGCTTTGGCGGAGTAGTCCAG GCTGCTGTCACAGATATAAAAGTCGTTTCACACGGTTTTCTTTCGTGCGGTGGAGACAGCACTGTAAAGTTAGTTCAACTCAAAGACCACATCTGA